One genomic segment of Penaeus chinensis breed Huanghai No. 1 chromosome 24, ASM1920278v2, whole genome shotgun sequence includes these proteins:
- the LOC125038030 gene encoding uncharacterized protein LOC125038030, which produces MESYRQMRIRSREDGGKKEAEDAMKKMKSGKATGCSGIPVDLLKHLGKEGIRMVTSLLQKVWDEEKMQAEWELSELVPIYKRKGDPLDCGNFRGISLLEHVMKILEKVIGGRLRGLVSINDMQFGFSRDEFTIGVGLLSPFLFIVVQDVISEKFQTGLSWELLFADSEKELQRRWLRWQIGMESKVLKVNTKKTEVLASSRRGVDKDNARLSRSRSSNTLE; this is translated from the exons atGGAGTCTTACCGCCAGATGAGAATAAGAtcaagggaagatggaggga AGAAGGAAGCAGAAGAtgcaatgaagaaaatgaagagcggGAAGGCAACAGGGTGCTCTGGAATACCAGTGGACCTTCTAAAACACCTAGGCAAGGAGGGAATCCGGATGGTCACGTCACTCCTTCAGAAAGTATGGGACGAAGAGAAGATGCAAGCAGAATGGGAACTAAGTGAACTAGTCCCCATTTACAAGAGGAAAGGGGACCCATTGGACTGCGGGAACTTCAGGGGCATCAGTCTCCTAGAACATGTTATGAAGATACTGGAGAAGGTAATAGGGGGAAGGTTACGTGGACTGGTATCGATAAACGATATGCAGTTTGGCTTTAGCCGAG ACGAGTTCACGATCGGAGTCGGTCTACTtagtcccttcctctttatcgtgGTACAAGACGTCATCAGTGAGAAGTTCCAAACAGGCCTGTCATGGGAACTATTGTTtgcagacagtgagaaagagctGCAGAGAAGATGGCTGAGGTGGCAGATTGGAATGGAGAGCAAGGTTTTGAAGGTAAACACCAAGAAGACTGAAGTTTTGGCAAGTAGCAGGAGGGGTGTGGACAAGGACAATGCTAGGCTCAGCAGGTCCAGGAGTTCAAATACCTTGGAGTGA